A single region of the Acinetobacter sp. WCHA45 genome encodes:
- a CDS encoding peptidoglycan DD-metalloendopeptidase family protein: MHLNHVSIFLSRKMIKTIVLSMAVTSIVVVTGCASKPQVKGGNRYVQQAPNYYTVRSGDTLSAIANRYGLNYLDVAVLNDIAPPYRIYVNQSLRLKGSVAERTTSTQAVVQTAPIQRQTINLPTQQPVVPKTQPVIPKAVVPANPVTLSSTTLASSLRWVKPSNGAIIQTFNLANNVKGTRYGGNEGDPIFAAANGQVVYAADGLKEYGNLVLIKHIDGYITAYAHNSKMLVKSGDNVTAGQKIAEMGSSGASRIMLEFQVRLDGKPVNPMTVLPN, translated from the coding sequence ATGCATTTAAACCATGTCTCGATTTTTCTATCACGAAAAATGATTAAAACAATCGTGTTGTCTATGGCAGTAACAAGCATTGTCGTCGTTACAGGTTGTGCATCAAAACCACAAGTAAAAGGTGGTAATCGTTATGTACAGCAAGCACCCAATTATTACACAGTACGTTCAGGCGATACGCTGAGTGCAATTGCAAATCGTTATGGATTGAATTATTTAGATGTTGCTGTGCTGAATGATATTGCGCCGCCTTATCGTATTTATGTCAATCAATCATTACGTTTAAAAGGTTCTGTTGCAGAACGAACTACATCTACACAAGCAGTGGTACAAACCGCGCCGATTCAACGTCAAACGATTAACTTGCCAACACAACAACCTGTTGTTCCTAAGACACAGCCTGTTATACCCAAAGCTGTTGTTCCAGCAAATCCTGTTACACTATCTTCAACGACGCTTGCTTCGAGTTTACGTTGGGTAAAACCATCAAATGGAGCGATCATTCAAACTTTCAATTTGGCAAATAACGTCAAAGGAACACGTTACGGTGGTAATGAAGGTGATCCAATTTTTGCTGCTGCAAATGGGCAAGTGGTCTATGCTGCTGATGGTTTAAAAGAATATGGCAATCTAGTCTTGATTAAGCATATTGATGGTTATATTACGGCCTACGCGCATAACAGTAAGATGTTAGTCAAGAGTGGGGATAATGTGACTGCTGGTCAAAAAATTGCAGAAATGGGTTCTTCAGGTGCTTCACGTATCATGCTTGAGTTCCAAGTTCGTTTAGATGGTAAGCCTGTGAATCCAATGACAGTTTTACCAAACTAA